TATTTATCTTGTTATTGTGGGTGTATTAATTagagaaaggaatttttttttccttttccacctAGTAGTTTGGAACGAGTTTGGTGATGATAGCAATGCCACAAATTTAATATACTGAAAAGTTACCTATTGAAAAATCTCAAAAGGTTATATAAATCTCGCAAAGAATGTGTCATTTACCCATGTTTAGAATAAGATCTTACAGTGCTTTTGACGATCAGGAAGACTGGGAGAttaacactgcaaaaaaaaaattgacatttttAATATAACCCTGCAATCTCATTTATGTTAAACATACTTACCATGATAGTAACACCCACTTACTGTGGCTTAGTCCCAGTACATATAATGAAACACACTGACACACAAACAGGAGTCTGAAGGCTTATTTTCAGTATGTATAATCTGACTCTGAAGTTGTGTCATAACTCAAGAAAGACTTTCTTTCAAAACAATTTCTAATGTCACTGTTATTTTCTATGAAAGATGTCAGATTTCCTCCTATAATTATGTTTATTTAACTACAAAAGCTCTCCCCCTTATCTAGTGTTAAATTTTTCAATGAGGATAATATCAAAGGCCTTAATCGTACATTTGCTTTACAAAAATCCAAGGTGCCTGTCTTATTTTTCCAGTTCGAGGTACTTAAATGAGACTAAATCCTTAAAGACAATTGTGGCCAAAATTAAATTGTGTCAAtttttattaaccaaaaaaatatttcattgaagTTCCTGAAAAATAAATTGGGTCATTTTTACACTGCCCCAAAGGAAGGGCTAAAACTCAGCAGTGTTCTATCAACGGGCAAACTTAATATCCTGGCCACCTATATAGTTTGCATTTACAAAATACTATTtgtctaaatatatatttttatatgatttaatttgtgattatttttaaataaacattttaaagagatagaTCAACTCAGTATGTATTTTCCAATGGATTACAATTTAATTTCATAAACatttgagtgtctactatgtaaCCTATGTATTATAAGTTTACATTATTATAAATATGCTTAAATATAACTGAAACCAGTTAAAATGCTGAAAATGTCTGGCATGTTAATGAGACTATATTTTTTCACAACTAAATTGTATGTATCTTACACTTGCATGCTGTTCTACAAGATATTTTATAACTGTAATGAGGGCCTAACAGGGACCTCTTATTAGAGTGAAATATATCCAAAAATCAGTAGATAAGTCTTTGTGGTGTGAATTATTTGTATGTTAATGGCAAATATTAATTTCACATTCTGAtaaaaaaaatgttggcagtttacaAATAGCTATTCTTAAATGCCTGATAAAAACTGTAGAAGGAAATAAGATGGGATCACCAGTTGATTATTAAATGGGCTCAAACCACTAGACAAAGCTGTCTGTGTCCCAAAATACGTGTTAAACatgttattttctcttcttttgctcGCTTGAAAATCAGGAGGCTAGTTAGAATTTTGAGAAACAATAAGTAATATAATaggattactgtttcaatctttCCAAGAACAGTGGCCAAACAGTCATCTCCTATCTAATATAAAGCATATCATGCACGTAGTTTTAGATAAATTGGTATTATAAGAAATGTAGAACACTGTTGCTCTTTTATCAACTTGATAATCAGTAGCACTTTGTAATTTGAAATAAAGGATTCTAAGCACTGAATACACCTACTTGCCAAAATTCAATAacttgcaaagaaaaaaataggctttcttttttttaataaacacttGGAAATTTTGGGCTATATCTGTTTAGGAAAACTAAaaattaatcatttaaaaaaGTATCAGGTCTGGATTTTTAATAAATCATTTTTACACTAGATGATGGCTCATTATGTTGAACACTTCTTGGTGGtttaaaaagaaattcaccagccttatttcttttcaatagctatttagaaaataaattttattcacATTTAATTTGCCCAAATTAATACCCCAGGCACATTTTATAAACACAAATAAGCAAACAGAAAGAGACTCTCTACTCACTTAAATCCCAAATTCCATTTCTTGTATTTTAATAAATTCATGAAATTACACAAGTCTTCATGGGAGATAGAGAACTGAGTTGTCAATGGGTTTTTTGCAAGTTGCACTAGTTCTACTTTATTGATCATTTTATCCTACTTTTCAGCCATTTAAGATATTCCATCATAAAAGCTCAATTTTTGGAAGTTTTCTTCTACTTTTACCTACTGGAACTTTCTTTCCTGCAACTGAGCCCTTCAAGCTCCATTCTCTGGGTCTTACCCAAACCTGTTTTTaccaaaaatagataaataggacagaaagatatttaaattttttcttgtaGCATGAGTAGTTGAAGGATTCTACcgtttttacttcttttctagGTTATGAAACTTGGAAATCCCGAGATTGCCAGGAGACTACTACTCAGAGGTGCTAATCCCAATTTGAAAGACCGAACTGGTTTCGCTGTCATTCACGATGCGGCCAGAGCAGGTTTCCTGGACACATTACAGACTTTGCTGGAGTTTCAAGCTGATGTTAATATCGAGGATAATGAGGGGAACCTGGCCTTACACTTGGCTGCCAAAGAAGGCCACCTCCCGGTGGTGGAGTTCCTGGTGAAGCACACGGCCAGCAATGTGGGGCATCGGAACCATAAGGGGGACACCGCTTGCGATTTGGCCAGGCTCTACCGGAGGAACGAGGTCGTTAGCCTGATGGAGGAAAACGGGGCGGGGGGAGCTGTGAATCAGCAATGAATGTGGGGAGGGGTGTCCCACGCTGCCTCTACTTTTTCAGTTAATTGATTGGCTGTCCTGCCTATTTTAATAGCAATTGTTAAAATTCAGCTTTGTTGTATTTCAAGCATCTAGTTAAATCTTCTGACACTGCATAAGCAGAAATCTTGCTACAAatttatgaatatatttaaaCATCTTTTTCACCAGAAAAATGCTGAGTTCTAACATGTAATTGAAAATAGCTTTGGCTTTCTTATGAATATTTTATCTTTCTTTGACTTTTTCCTCGCTTCTCCCTGTGTCACACTTAATAATCAACTTGGatactttgttttaaaaatggtttGTCCTGATGCTCCTTTTGCCTAATTAAAACACTTTTCAAAACAGGACAATGTTTTTCTGTGATTTCCACTCCTCTATAACCCTCTCCATAACACAATTTGCCACTTGCCAAGGAGAACTGTGCTAAAAAGTTCATGATGTTTTAAGTCTTGACATcagaaaagccaaaccagttgcaaaATTAGACATAGTCTAATGATGATTCAGTTATTCTTTCTTTTCccatccccccccaaaatattttaCTTGGTGCCCAATATTTCTGCTTAAAAACATGGTAAGCACGGCATATTTTTGAAGCTCAAGCTTGAAATTATTTCAGTGTGAATTTCTTCCAGTGTtcaattttccctttttcttgaaATTGAATAGTTAAAGAACAGGTTTCAGAAGCGgagacctaaaaataaatatattagcgCTAAAAGCTACTTCTAAAAGAAAATGCAACCTTAAAAGTGCTTCCCATTAGTtttcaaaaaccacaaaatagaaCAACTGGTTAAATAACACATTCTCTAAAGTTGTACCATAAGTATACTAACTGTAACATTGACTTTTTCTC
This DNA window, taken from Elephas maximus indicus isolate mEleMax1 chromosome 3, mEleMax1 primary haplotype, whole genome shotgun sequence, encodes the following:
- the CDKN2C gene encoding cyclin-dependent kinase 4 inhibitor C; its protein translation is MAEPWGNELASAAARGDLEQLTSLLQNNVNVNAQNGFGRTALQVMKLGNPEIARRLLLRGANPNLKDRTGFAVIHDAARAGFLDTLQTLLEFQADVNIEDNEGNLALHLAAKEGHLPVVEFLVKHTASNVGHRNHKGDTACDLARLYRRNEVVSLMEENGAGGAVNQQ